A single Hippocampus zosterae strain Florida chromosome 1, ASM2543408v3, whole genome shotgun sequence DNA region contains:
- the LOC127599595 gene encoding retinal guanylyl cyclase 2-like isoform X3 — protein MLYLCHVMPSQMGKGSNTWAPAQQANGSFMPNHSALTELGDMEGYGHAYVGPFNPALCHAASLLAQHWEVGLASPGCLDANWPNLPPVPRPSAVLFAVFRFFHWAHVGVISAPVDFWISTGEEVASALRALGLPVGPVVTMETNVKDGPRDALRAIRDADKVKVVILCMSSVLIGGEDQRKLLLAALDMGMVSSGYVFIPYDALLYALPYQDTVFPQLTNSTQLRHAYGSVLTVTMASDQNFYKAFRQAQMKREIRSAVAATEVSPLFGTIFNMVYFVAKAVEERRQVSGGRWVTGDQLIQSDGGFDYQGFNQVLYGGRDGHGMQAGYVVLDCDGDKLVPTHTLAPAHTIGSVGSLKPLKRSFSFPGGKPPSASFCWFNPDEACTDTDAVTGFLFFTLICILLGAIFFWIRKRRGAENTSKLILTLDDIVFIDTQVSRKKLNDESIMRSLLEIKTPFRSIARSYILTTPESSNIGILEGDWVWLKKFPMTGTTTAVNQRTQKLFGQLRDMRHENLNLYLGIFVDSGIFAMVVEHCPRGSLADVLANSDMRLDWMFKSSLLMDLIKGMKHLHLRGLSHGRLKSTNCLVDGRFVLKITDYGIPMILHSEGLSVSEDPQELLWTAPELLRHPVRGGTMAGDVFSFSIIIQEVISRSPPYAMMDMPALEIVERLKQPPPLCRPLVSVDEAPAECLTLMNECWNEDPAKRPSFDEIFKQFRGLNRGKKANIIDSMLRMLEQYSSNLEDLIRERTDELEVERNKTDKLVGQLLPKSVAQALKKGKPVRPEHYTDCTLYFSDIVGFTTISALSEPIEVVDLLNDLYTMFDAIIASHDVYKVETIGDAYMVASGVPNRNGHRHAAEVSNMSLDILHSIGAFKIKHMPEIKVKIRIGLHSGPVVAGVVGLTMPRYCLFGDTVTTASLMEAAGLPYRIHISLSTVKVLSCLKLGYHMETRKAQVKGAEDTFWLVGRDGFNKPLPVPPDLKGGSSNHGISLDEIPVERRQKFLDRQKKMKK, from the exons ATGCTGTACTTATGTCATGTAATGCCCTCCCAAATGGGAAAGGGGAGCAACACTTGGGCCCCAGCGCAACAGGCAAACGGGTCATTTATGCCAAATCATTCCG CTCTGACAGAACTTGGTGACATGGAGGGTTACGGCCACGCCTACGTCGGACCTTTTAATCCCGCCCTCTGCCACGCCGCCTCTTTATTGGCTCAACACTGGGAGGTGGGCCTGGCATCGCCCGGCTGCCTGGATGCCAATTGGCCCAACCTGCCACCCGTTCCTCGCCCCAGCGCCGTCCTGTTTGCCGTGTTCCGGTTCTTTCACTGGGCGCACGTTGGCGTCATCTCAG CTCCGGTCGACTTTTGGATTAGCACCGGAGAGGAAGTGGCTTCCGCTCTCAGGGCACTTGGTTTACCGGTCGGCCCTGTTGTTACCATGGAAACGAACGTCAAAGACGGTCCTCGGGATGCCCTTCGAGCAATCAGAGATGCAGATAAGGTCAAAG tggtgATCTTGTGCATGAGTTCTGTCCTTATCGGAGGGGAGGATCAGAGAAAGCTCCTCCTGGCCGCTCTGGACATGGGCATGGTGTCTTCCGGTTACGTCTTTATTCCGTATGATGCCCTGCTGTACGCTCTGCCCTACCAG GACACGGTGTTCCCCCAACTGACCAACAGCACTCAACTTCGCCACGCCTACGGCTCTGTTCTGACAGTCACCATGGCGTCGGATCAGAATTTCTACAAAGCTTTTCGTCAGGCCCAAATGAAAAGAGAGATCCGATCGGCCGTGGCAGCGACGGAA gtGTCTCCACTCTTTGGGACCATCTTCAACATGGTTTACTTTGTCGCTAAGGCCGTGGAGGAGCGTCGTCAGGTGAGCGGCGGCCGATGGGTGACGGGTGATCAGTTGATCCAGTCGGACGGAGGCTTTGACTACCAGGGCTTCAACCAG GTGTTGTACGGCGGCAGAGATGGCCACGGGATGCAGGCTGGCTATGTGGTGCTGGACTGCGACGGCGACAAACTCGTTCCCACGCACACGCTCGCTCCAGCGCACACCATCGGCTCGGTTGGAAGTCTGAAGCCCCTGAAGCGCTCTTTCAGCTTCCCGGGAGGAAAACCCCCGAGCGCCAGCTTCTGTTGGTTCAATCCAGATGAAGCTTGCACAG ATACAGATGCCGTGACAGGGTTCTTATTCTTCACCTTGATTTGTATTCTGCTCGGAGCCATTTTCTTTTGGATCAG GAAGCGAAGGGGAGCCGAGAACACCTCGAAACTCATTCTGACGCTAGATGACATTGTTTTCATCGACACTCAAGTCAGCAGAAAG AAGCTGAACGACGAATCGATCATGAGGAGTCTTCTGGAAATCAAAACGCCATTCCGTTCCATTGCCAGAAGCTACATACTAACCACGCCCGAGAGCTCCAATATCGGAATACTGGAG GGTGACTGGGTTTGGCTCAAGAAATTCCCAATGACGGGCACCACGACGGCAGTCAATCAACGTACACAGAAGCTTTTCGGCCAG TTAAGGGACATGCGACACGAAAACCTGAACCTGTATTTGGGAATCTTCGTGGACTCGGGAATCTTTGCCATGGTGGTGGAGCACTGCCCTCGCGGCAGCCTGGCGGACGTGTTGGCCAACAGCGACATGAGGTTGGATTGGATGTTCAAATCGTCCCTCCTGATGGACCTCATCAAG GGGATGAAGCATCTCCATCTGCGGGGTTTAAGTCACGGCCGTCTCAAGTCCACCAATTGCCTCGTTGACGGGCGCTTTGTGTTGAAGATCACAGATTACGGAATCCCCATGATTCTTCACTCAGAGGGCCTCAGCGTTTCTGAGGACCCGCAAG AACTACTGTGGACCGCACCCGAGCTCCTGAGGCATCCCGTCAGAGGAGGCACCATGGCCGGGGACGTGTTCAGCTTCTCCATCATCATACAAGAAGTCATATCGCGAAGTCCCCCCTACGCCATGATGGACATGCCCGCCCTCG AGATCGTGGAGCGATTGAAGCAGCCGCCCCCTCTCTGCCGGCCCCTGGTTTCGGTGGACGAAGCGCCGGCCGAATGTCTCACGCTGATGAACGAATGTTGGAACGAAGACCCCGCCAAGAGGCCGAGCTTCGATGAGATCTTCAAGCAG TTTCGGGGCCTCAACCGAGGGAAGAAAGCGAACATCATTGACTCCATGCTGCGGATGTTGGAGCAGTACAGTTCCAACCTGGAAGATCTCATCCGAGAAAGGACGGACGAACTTGAGGTGGAGCGAAACAAGACGGACAAGCTGGTGGGACAACTGCTGCCCAA GTCGGTGGCTCAGGCTCTGAAGAAAGGGAAGCCGGTTCGACCGGAACATTACACGGACTGCACTCTCTACTTTAGCGACATCGTCGGATTCACGACCATCTCGGCTCTCAGCGAGCCCATCGAG gtGGTGGACCTGCTCAACGACCTCTATACCATGTTTGATGCCATCATTGCATCTCATGATGTCTACAAG GTGGAAACAATTGGCGACGCCTACATGGTGGCGTCCGGTGTTCCCAACCGGAACGGCCATCGACACGCGGCCGAGGTGTCCAACATGTCGTTAGATATCCTGCACTCCATCGGAGCATTTAAGATCAAGCACATGCCTGAAATTAAAGTCAAGATACGAATTGGCCTCCACTCTG GTCCAGTTGTGGCAGGCGTGGTGGGTCTCACGATGCCCAGGTATTGTCTCTTCGGCGACACTGTGACCACCGCTTCACTCATGGAAGCTGCTGGACTTC CGTACAGAATCCACATCAGTCTGAGCACAGTGAAGGTCCTCTCATGTCTCAAACTGGGTTACCACATGGAGACCAGAAAAGCTCAG GTGAAAGGTGCAGAGGACACTTTTTGGCTAGTGGGGCGAGACGGCTTCAATAAACCATTGCCTGTTCCTCCGGACCTCAAGGGAGG GTCCAGTAACCACGGAATCAGTCTTGATGAAATCCCGGTCGAGAGGAGACAGAAGTTCCTGGACCGacagaagaaaatgaagaaatag
- the LOC127599595 gene encoding retinal guanylyl cyclase 2-like isoform X2, producing MLAPRWFLGLCLWWLSVAEVWTATFKLALIGPWSCDPMFSRAMPTAAANLALSRLRIDASLSRGYWYDVKLLDEDCSTSKALTELGDMEGYGHAYVGPFNPALCHAASLLAQHWEVGLASPGCLDANWPNLPPVPRPSAVLFAVFRFFHWAHVGVISAPVDFWISTGEEVASALRALGLPVGPVVTMETNVKDGPRDALRAIRDADKVKVVILCMSSVLIGGEDQRKLLLAALDMGMVSSGYVFIPYDALLYALPYQDTVFPQLTNSTQLRHAYGSVLTVTMASDQNFYKAFRQAQMKREIRSAVAATEVSPLFGTIFNMVYFVAKAVEERRQVSGGRWVTGDQLIQSDGGFDYQGFNQVLYGGRDGHGMQAGYVVLDCDGDKLVPTHTLAPAHTIGSVGSLKPLKRSFSFPGGKPPSASFCWFNPDEACTDTDAVTGFLFFTLICILLGAIFFWIRKRRGAENTSKLILTLDDIVFIDTQVSRKKLNDESIMRSLLEIKTPFRSIARSYILTTPESSNIGILEGDWVWLKKFPMTGTTTAVNQRTQKLFGQLRDMRHENLNLYLGIFVDSGIFAMVVEHCPRGSLADVLANSDMRLDWMFKSSLLMDLIKGMKHLHLRGLSHGRLKSTNCLVDGRFVLKITDYGIPMILHSEGLSVSEDPQELLWTAPELLRHPVRGGTMAGDVFSFSIIIQEVISRSPPYAMMDMPALEIVERLKQPPPLCRPLVSVDEAPAECLTLMNECWNEDPAKRPSFDEIFKQFRGLNRGKKANIIDSMLRMLEQYSSNLEDLIRERTDELEVERNKTDKLVGQLLPKSVAQALKKGKPVRPEHYTDCTLYFSDIVGFTTISALSEPIEVVDLLNDLYTMFDAIIASHDVYKVETIGDAYMVASGVPNRNGHRHAAEVSNMSLDILHSIGAFKIKHMPEIKVKIRIGLHSGPVVAGVVGLTMPRYCLFGDTVTTASLMEAAGLPYRIHISLSTVKVLSCLKLGYHMETRKAQVKGAEDTFWLVGRDGFNKPLPVPPDLKGGSSNHGISLDEIPVERRQKFLDRQKKMKK from the exons ATGCTGGCGCCCAGGTGGTTTCTGGGGCTGTGTTTGTGGTGGCTGAGTGTTGCAGAGGTTTGGACCGCTACCTTCAAGTTGGCTCTCATCGGTCCCTGGTCTTGCGATCCAATGTTCTCCAGGGCCATGCCAACGGCGGCGGCCAACTTGGCACTCTCAAGGTTACGGATTGACGCCAGCCTGAGCCGAGGGTATTGGTATGATGTCAAACTGTTGGATGAGGATTGTTCCACTTCCAAAG CTCTGACAGAACTTGGTGACATGGAGGGTTACGGCCACGCCTACGTCGGACCTTTTAATCCCGCCCTCTGCCACGCCGCCTCTTTATTGGCTCAACACTGGGAGGTGGGCCTGGCATCGCCCGGCTGCCTGGATGCCAATTGGCCCAACCTGCCACCCGTTCCTCGCCCCAGCGCCGTCCTGTTTGCCGTGTTCCGGTTCTTTCACTGGGCGCACGTTGGCGTCATCTCAG CTCCGGTCGACTTTTGGATTAGCACCGGAGAGGAAGTGGCTTCCGCTCTCAGGGCACTTGGTTTACCGGTCGGCCCTGTTGTTACCATGGAAACGAACGTCAAAGACGGTCCTCGGGATGCCCTTCGAGCAATCAGAGATGCAGATAAGGTCAAAG tggtgATCTTGTGCATGAGTTCTGTCCTTATCGGAGGGGAGGATCAGAGAAAGCTCCTCCTGGCCGCTCTGGACATGGGCATGGTGTCTTCCGGTTACGTCTTTATTCCGTATGATGCCCTGCTGTACGCTCTGCCCTACCAG GACACGGTGTTCCCCCAACTGACCAACAGCACTCAACTTCGCCACGCCTACGGCTCTGTTCTGACAGTCACCATGGCGTCGGATCAGAATTTCTACAAAGCTTTTCGTCAGGCCCAAATGAAAAGAGAGATCCGATCGGCCGTGGCAGCGACGGAA gtGTCTCCACTCTTTGGGACCATCTTCAACATGGTTTACTTTGTCGCTAAGGCCGTGGAGGAGCGTCGTCAGGTGAGCGGCGGCCGATGGGTGACGGGTGATCAGTTGATCCAGTCGGACGGAGGCTTTGACTACCAGGGCTTCAACCAG GTGTTGTACGGCGGCAGAGATGGCCACGGGATGCAGGCTGGCTATGTGGTGCTGGACTGCGACGGCGACAAACTCGTTCCCACGCACACGCTCGCTCCAGCGCACACCATCGGCTCGGTTGGAAGTCTGAAGCCCCTGAAGCGCTCTTTCAGCTTCCCGGGAGGAAAACCCCCGAGCGCCAGCTTCTGTTGGTTCAATCCAGATGAAGCTTGCACAG ATACAGATGCCGTGACAGGGTTCTTATTCTTCACCTTGATTTGTATTCTGCTCGGAGCCATTTTCTTTTGGATCAG GAAGCGAAGGGGAGCCGAGAACACCTCGAAACTCATTCTGACGCTAGATGACATTGTTTTCATCGACACTCAAGTCAGCAGAAAG AAGCTGAACGACGAATCGATCATGAGGAGTCTTCTGGAAATCAAAACGCCATTCCGTTCCATTGCCAGAAGCTACATACTAACCACGCCCGAGAGCTCCAATATCGGAATACTGGAG GGTGACTGGGTTTGGCTCAAGAAATTCCCAATGACGGGCACCACGACGGCAGTCAATCAACGTACACAGAAGCTTTTCGGCCAG TTAAGGGACATGCGACACGAAAACCTGAACCTGTATTTGGGAATCTTCGTGGACTCGGGAATCTTTGCCATGGTGGTGGAGCACTGCCCTCGCGGCAGCCTGGCGGACGTGTTGGCCAACAGCGACATGAGGTTGGATTGGATGTTCAAATCGTCCCTCCTGATGGACCTCATCAAG GGGATGAAGCATCTCCATCTGCGGGGTTTAAGTCACGGCCGTCTCAAGTCCACCAATTGCCTCGTTGACGGGCGCTTTGTGTTGAAGATCACAGATTACGGAATCCCCATGATTCTTCACTCAGAGGGCCTCAGCGTTTCTGAGGACCCGCAAG AACTACTGTGGACCGCACCCGAGCTCCTGAGGCATCCCGTCAGAGGAGGCACCATGGCCGGGGACGTGTTCAGCTTCTCCATCATCATACAAGAAGTCATATCGCGAAGTCCCCCCTACGCCATGATGGACATGCCCGCCCTCG AGATCGTGGAGCGATTGAAGCAGCCGCCCCCTCTCTGCCGGCCCCTGGTTTCGGTGGACGAAGCGCCGGCCGAATGTCTCACGCTGATGAACGAATGTTGGAACGAAGACCCCGCCAAGAGGCCGAGCTTCGATGAGATCTTCAAGCAG TTTCGGGGCCTCAACCGAGGGAAGAAAGCGAACATCATTGACTCCATGCTGCGGATGTTGGAGCAGTACAGTTCCAACCTGGAAGATCTCATCCGAGAAAGGACGGACGAACTTGAGGTGGAGCGAAACAAGACGGACAAGCTGGTGGGACAACTGCTGCCCAA GTCGGTGGCTCAGGCTCTGAAGAAAGGGAAGCCGGTTCGACCGGAACATTACACGGACTGCACTCTCTACTTTAGCGACATCGTCGGATTCACGACCATCTCGGCTCTCAGCGAGCCCATCGAG gtGGTGGACCTGCTCAACGACCTCTATACCATGTTTGATGCCATCATTGCATCTCATGATGTCTACAAG GTGGAAACAATTGGCGACGCCTACATGGTGGCGTCCGGTGTTCCCAACCGGAACGGCCATCGACACGCGGCCGAGGTGTCCAACATGTCGTTAGATATCCTGCACTCCATCGGAGCATTTAAGATCAAGCACATGCCTGAAATTAAAGTCAAGATACGAATTGGCCTCCACTCTG GTCCAGTTGTGGCAGGCGTGGTGGGTCTCACGATGCCCAGGTATTGTCTCTTCGGCGACACTGTGACCACCGCTTCACTCATGGAAGCTGCTGGACTTC CGTACAGAATCCACATCAGTCTGAGCACAGTGAAGGTCCTCTCATGTCTCAAACTGGGTTACCACATGGAGACCAGAAAAGCTCAG GTGAAAGGTGCAGAGGACACTTTTTGGCTAGTGGGGCGAGACGGCTTCAATAAACCATTGCCTGTTCCTCCGGACCTCAAGGGAGG GTCCAGTAACCACGGAATCAGTCTTGATGAAATCCCGGTCGAGAGGAGACAGAAGTTCCTGGACCGacagaagaaaatgaagaaatag
- the LOC127599595 gene encoding retinal guanylyl cyclase 2-like isoform X1 gives MLAPRWFLGLCLWWLSVAEVWTATFKLALIGPWSCDPMFSRAMPTAAANLALSRLRIDASLSRGYWYDVKLLDEDCSTSKALTELGDMEGYGHAYVGPFNPALCHAASLLAQHWEVGLASPGCLDANWPNLPPVPRPSAVLFAVFRFFHWAHVGVISGQECDKVKFVTRVENSLDDRLHPFSAPVDFWISTGEEVASALRALGLPVGPVVTMETNVKDGPRDALRAIRDADKVKVVILCMSSVLIGGEDQRKLLLAALDMGMVSSGYVFIPYDALLYALPYQDTVFPQLTNSTQLRHAYGSVLTVTMASDQNFYKAFRQAQMKREIRSAVAATEVSPLFGTIFNMVYFVAKAVEERRQVSGGRWVTGDQLIQSDGGFDYQGFNQVLYGGRDGHGMQAGYVVLDCDGDKLVPTHTLAPAHTIGSVGSLKPLKRSFSFPGGKPPSASFCWFNPDEACTDTDAVTGFLFFTLICILLGAIFFWIRKRRGAENTSKLILTLDDIVFIDTQVSRKKLNDESIMRSLLEIKTPFRSIARSYILTTPESSNIGILEGDWVWLKKFPMTGTTTAVNQRTQKLFGQLRDMRHENLNLYLGIFVDSGIFAMVVEHCPRGSLADVLANSDMRLDWMFKSSLLMDLIKGMKHLHLRGLSHGRLKSTNCLVDGRFVLKITDYGIPMILHSEGLSVSEDPQELLWTAPELLRHPVRGGTMAGDVFSFSIIIQEVISRSPPYAMMDMPALEIVERLKQPPPLCRPLVSVDEAPAECLTLMNECWNEDPAKRPSFDEIFKQFRGLNRGKKANIIDSMLRMLEQYSSNLEDLIRERTDELEVERNKTDKLVGQLLPKSVAQALKKGKPVRPEHYTDCTLYFSDIVGFTTISALSEPIEVVDLLNDLYTMFDAIIASHDVYKVETIGDAYMVASGVPNRNGHRHAAEVSNMSLDILHSIGAFKIKHMPEIKVKIRIGLHSGPVVAGVVGLTMPRYCLFGDTVTTASLMEAAGLPYRIHISLSTVKVLSCLKLGYHMETRKAQVKGAEDTFWLVGRDGFNKPLPVPPDLKGGSSNHGISLDEIPVERRQKFLDRQKKMKK, from the exons ATGCTGGCGCCCAGGTGGTTTCTGGGGCTGTGTTTGTGGTGGCTGAGTGTTGCAGAGGTTTGGACCGCTACCTTCAAGTTGGCTCTCATCGGTCCCTGGTCTTGCGATCCAATGTTCTCCAGGGCCATGCCAACGGCGGCGGCCAACTTGGCACTCTCAAGGTTACGGATTGACGCCAGCCTGAGCCGAGGGTATTGGTATGATGTCAAACTGTTGGATGAGGATTGTTCCACTTCCAAAG CTCTGACAGAACTTGGTGACATGGAGGGTTACGGCCACGCCTACGTCGGACCTTTTAATCCCGCCCTCTGCCACGCCGCCTCTTTATTGGCTCAACACTGGGAGGTGGGCCTGGCATCGCCCGGCTGCCTGGATGCCAATTGGCCCAACCTGCCACCCGTTCCTCGCCCCAGCGCCGTCCTGTTTGCCGTGTTCCGGTTCTTTCACTGGGCGCACGTTGGCGTCATCTCAGGTCAGGAATGTGACAAGGTCAAATTTGTCACGAGGGTTGAAAACTCTCTTGATGACCGCCTCCACCCTTTCTCAGCTCCGGTCGACTTTTGGATTAGCACCGGAGAGGAAGTGGCTTCCGCTCTCAGGGCACTTGGTTTACCGGTCGGCCCTGTTGTTACCATGGAAACGAACGTCAAAGACGGTCCTCGGGATGCCCTTCGAGCAATCAGAGATGCAGATAAGGTCAAAG tggtgATCTTGTGCATGAGTTCTGTCCTTATCGGAGGGGAGGATCAGAGAAAGCTCCTCCTGGCCGCTCTGGACATGGGCATGGTGTCTTCCGGTTACGTCTTTATTCCGTATGATGCCCTGCTGTACGCTCTGCCCTACCAG GACACGGTGTTCCCCCAACTGACCAACAGCACTCAACTTCGCCACGCCTACGGCTCTGTTCTGACAGTCACCATGGCGTCGGATCAGAATTTCTACAAAGCTTTTCGTCAGGCCCAAATGAAAAGAGAGATCCGATCGGCCGTGGCAGCGACGGAA gtGTCTCCACTCTTTGGGACCATCTTCAACATGGTTTACTTTGTCGCTAAGGCCGTGGAGGAGCGTCGTCAGGTGAGCGGCGGCCGATGGGTGACGGGTGATCAGTTGATCCAGTCGGACGGAGGCTTTGACTACCAGGGCTTCAACCAG GTGTTGTACGGCGGCAGAGATGGCCACGGGATGCAGGCTGGCTATGTGGTGCTGGACTGCGACGGCGACAAACTCGTTCCCACGCACACGCTCGCTCCAGCGCACACCATCGGCTCGGTTGGAAGTCTGAAGCCCCTGAAGCGCTCTTTCAGCTTCCCGGGAGGAAAACCCCCGAGCGCCAGCTTCTGTTGGTTCAATCCAGATGAAGCTTGCACAG ATACAGATGCCGTGACAGGGTTCTTATTCTTCACCTTGATTTGTATTCTGCTCGGAGCCATTTTCTTTTGGATCAG GAAGCGAAGGGGAGCCGAGAACACCTCGAAACTCATTCTGACGCTAGATGACATTGTTTTCATCGACACTCAAGTCAGCAGAAAG AAGCTGAACGACGAATCGATCATGAGGAGTCTTCTGGAAATCAAAACGCCATTCCGTTCCATTGCCAGAAGCTACATACTAACCACGCCCGAGAGCTCCAATATCGGAATACTGGAG GGTGACTGGGTTTGGCTCAAGAAATTCCCAATGACGGGCACCACGACGGCAGTCAATCAACGTACACAGAAGCTTTTCGGCCAG TTAAGGGACATGCGACACGAAAACCTGAACCTGTATTTGGGAATCTTCGTGGACTCGGGAATCTTTGCCATGGTGGTGGAGCACTGCCCTCGCGGCAGCCTGGCGGACGTGTTGGCCAACAGCGACATGAGGTTGGATTGGATGTTCAAATCGTCCCTCCTGATGGACCTCATCAAG GGGATGAAGCATCTCCATCTGCGGGGTTTAAGTCACGGCCGTCTCAAGTCCACCAATTGCCTCGTTGACGGGCGCTTTGTGTTGAAGATCACAGATTACGGAATCCCCATGATTCTTCACTCAGAGGGCCTCAGCGTTTCTGAGGACCCGCAAG AACTACTGTGGACCGCACCCGAGCTCCTGAGGCATCCCGTCAGAGGAGGCACCATGGCCGGGGACGTGTTCAGCTTCTCCATCATCATACAAGAAGTCATATCGCGAAGTCCCCCCTACGCCATGATGGACATGCCCGCCCTCG AGATCGTGGAGCGATTGAAGCAGCCGCCCCCTCTCTGCCGGCCCCTGGTTTCGGTGGACGAAGCGCCGGCCGAATGTCTCACGCTGATGAACGAATGTTGGAACGAAGACCCCGCCAAGAGGCCGAGCTTCGATGAGATCTTCAAGCAG TTTCGGGGCCTCAACCGAGGGAAGAAAGCGAACATCATTGACTCCATGCTGCGGATGTTGGAGCAGTACAGTTCCAACCTGGAAGATCTCATCCGAGAAAGGACGGACGAACTTGAGGTGGAGCGAAACAAGACGGACAAGCTGGTGGGACAACTGCTGCCCAA GTCGGTGGCTCAGGCTCTGAAGAAAGGGAAGCCGGTTCGACCGGAACATTACACGGACTGCACTCTCTACTTTAGCGACATCGTCGGATTCACGACCATCTCGGCTCTCAGCGAGCCCATCGAG gtGGTGGACCTGCTCAACGACCTCTATACCATGTTTGATGCCATCATTGCATCTCATGATGTCTACAAG GTGGAAACAATTGGCGACGCCTACATGGTGGCGTCCGGTGTTCCCAACCGGAACGGCCATCGACACGCGGCCGAGGTGTCCAACATGTCGTTAGATATCCTGCACTCCATCGGAGCATTTAAGATCAAGCACATGCCTGAAATTAAAGTCAAGATACGAATTGGCCTCCACTCTG GTCCAGTTGTGGCAGGCGTGGTGGGTCTCACGATGCCCAGGTATTGTCTCTTCGGCGACACTGTGACCACCGCTTCACTCATGGAAGCTGCTGGACTTC CGTACAGAATCCACATCAGTCTGAGCACAGTGAAGGTCCTCTCATGTCTCAAACTGGGTTACCACATGGAGACCAGAAAAGCTCAG GTGAAAGGTGCAGAGGACACTTTTTGGCTAGTGGGGCGAGACGGCTTCAATAAACCATTGCCTGTTCCTCCGGACCTCAAGGGAGG GTCCAGTAACCACGGAATCAGTCTTGATGAAATCCCGGTCGAGAGGAGACAGAAGTTCCTGGACCGacagaagaaaatgaagaaatag